The following proteins come from a genomic window of Salvia hispanica cultivar TCC Black 2014 chromosome 4, UniMelb_Shisp_WGS_1.0, whole genome shotgun sequence:
- the LOC125224106 gene encoding dirigent protein 10-like, with the protein MAFQLITTISILILALAISSATSARILDEEAAAAGAGIGPDEHPLTFFMHDILGGSRPSAIAVTGIVANPAVGGQVPFAKPNGAVLPVNNGVPTNNANGGVVNNNNVPFLTGLSGFTSNVGNNNNGIIGGIPGFPVLNSAQFPSGSTLQKLMFGTMTVFDDEVTEGHELGSGLVGKAQGFYIYSSVDGNSQTMAFTVMFAAGGYADSITFFGVHRTAVAESHLAIMGGTGKHVNAKGFATVKTFPGGQHETDGMETLLQITVYLAY; encoded by the coding sequence ATGGCATTTCAACTCATAACCACCATCTCCATTCTCATTCTCGCCCTCGCAATATCCTCCGCCACCTCCGCCCGTATCCTCGACGAGGAGGCTGCAGCAGCCGGCGCCGGCATAGGGCCAGACGAGCACCCCCTGACCTTCTTCATGCATGACATACTCGGCGGCAGCCGACCCTCGGCCATCGCGGTGACCGGCATCGTAGCGAACCCGGCCGTGGGCGGGCAGGTCCCCTTCGCGAAGCCTAACGGCGCCGTCCTCCCCGTGAACAACGGCGTCCCCACCAACAACGCCAACGGCGGCGTcgtcaacaacaacaacgtCCCTTTCCTCACCGGCCTCAGCGGCTTCACCTCCAACGTCGGCAACAACAACAACGGCATCATCGGGGGAATACCCGGGTTCCCCGTGCTGAACAGCGCGCAGTTCCCGTCGGGCAGCACGCTGCAGAAGCTGATGTTCGGCACGATGACCGTGTTCGACGACGAGGTGACGGAGGGCCACGAGCTCGGGTCGGGGCTGGTCGGGAAGGCGCAGGGATTCTACATCTACAGCTCCGTCGACGGCAACAGCCAGACCATGGCCTTCACGGTGATGTTCGCCGCTGGAGGATACGCTGACAGCATCACCTTCTTCGGGGTCCACCGGACAGCTGTGGCGGAGTCGCATCTTGCAATCATGGGCGGCACTGGGAAGCATGTCAACGCAAAGGGTTTCGCTACCGTCAAGACCTTTCCCGGCGGCCAGCACGAGACCGATGGGATGGAGACGCTGCTGCAGATCACTGTTTATCTTGCTTATTGA
- the LOC125219877 gene encoding 3-ketoacyl-CoA synthase 12-like, with protein sequence MDVKDLFSSLLFLLPLSYFLWTAYDRRRCRSCYILDYECYKPGDERKLSTKFSGEVIQRNKQLGVYEYKFLLKTIVSSGIGEETYAPQMVFDGREASATLDDGLLEMDEFFLDSIAALLKRTAITASDIDLLVVNISMLSTAPSLSARIINLYKMRDDVKVYNLTGMGCSASVVAINVVENVFKTRKNSVAMVVTSESLSPNWYMGKDRSKMLANCLFRTGGCALILTNKPSLKEKAMFKLKTLVRTHHGASDEAYGCCEQKEDDLGFVGVHLGKNLPKAATRAFIDNLKEIAPKILPIRELIRFLTAKNLRKVRRRWNKAAAGKVATINFKSGVDHFCLHTGGKAVIDAIGQNLGLSEYDVEPARMTLHRFGNTSASSLWYVLAYMEAKKRLKKGDKVFMISFGAGFKCNSCVWEVVRDLNGDNVWKSFIDCYPKKNLTNPFFDKFGWVQDADDNFSIPDDYQIPE encoded by the exons ATGGATGTTAAAGACTTGTTTTCCTctctcctcttcctcctcccaCTCTCCTACTTCCTGTGGACCGCCTACgaccgccgccgctgccgcagCTGCTACATCCTCGACTACGAGTGCTACAAGCCCGGCGACGAGAGGAAGCTCAGCACCAAATTCTCCGGCGAGGTCATCCAACGCAACAAACAACTTGGCGTCTACGAGTACAAATTCCTCCTCAAGACCATCGTCAGCTCCGGCATCGGCGAGGAGACCTACGCCCCGCAGATGGTCTTCGACGGCCGCGAGGCCTCCGCCACGCTGGACGACGGCCTCCTCGAGATGGACGAGTTCTTCCTCGACAGCATCGCCGCCCTGCTCAAGCGCACCGCCATCACCGCCTCCGACATCGACCTCCTCGTTGTCAACATCTCCATGCTCTCCACTGCCCCGTCCCTCTCAGCGCGCATCATCAACCTCTACAAGATGAGGGACGACGTCAAGGTCTACAACCTCACCGGAATGGGCTGCAGCGCCAGCGTCGTCGCCATCAACGTCGTCGAGAACGTCTTCAAAACTCGGAAGAACTCAGTAGCCATGGTGGTCACATCCGAATCCCTTAGCCCCAACTG GTACATGGGCAAAGACCGGTCAAAGATGCTCGCAAACTGCCTATTCCGGACGGGCGGCTGCGCTCTCATCCTAACGAACAAGCCATCGTTAAAGGAAAAGGCCATGTTCAAGCTAAAAACCCTCGTCCGGACCCACCACGGAGCCAGCGACGAGGCGTACGGGTGCTGCGAGCAGAAGGAGGACGACCTCGGGTTCGTGGGCGTCCACCTCGGGAAGAATCTCCCTAAGGCGGCCACGCGGGCGTTCATCGACAATTTGAAAGAGATAGCGCCGAAGATCCTCCCCATACGGGAGCTGATCCGGTTCCTGACGGCGAAGAATCTCCGGAAGGTGCGGCGGAGATGGAACAAGGCGGCGGCGGGGAAGGTGGCGACGATCAACTTCAAGAGCGGGGTGGATCACTTCTGCCTGCACACGGGTGGGAAGGCGGTGATCGATGCGATAGGGCAGAACTTGGGGCTGAGTGAGTATGACGTGGAGCCGGCGAGGATGACGCTGCACCGGTTCGGGAACACGTCGGCGAGTAGCCTATGGTACGTGCTGGCGTACATGGAGGCGAAGAAGAGGCTGAAGAAGGGAGACAAGGTGTTTATGATAAGTTTTGGGGCAGGGTTCAAGTGCAACAGCTGTGTTTGGGAGGTTGTCAGGGATTTGAATGGTGATAATGTGTGGAAGAGTTTCATTGATTGCTACCCAAAGAAGAATTTGACCAATCCCTTCTTTGATAAATTTGGATGGGTTCAGGATGCGGATGATAACTTCAGCATTCCAGATGATTATCAGATTCCGGAGTAA
- the LOC125221284 gene encoding pentatricopeptide repeat-containing protein At1g07740, mitochondrial, which translates to MLKLTPLKLQNQLHKFIQSNHIHGNARSKPTKKPRPHKFTKNQLRPPIPFLDNLKQCKNPDEFLSIFHDFNEMGYKHDYPSYASLVYKLARARRFDDVDAVLNFIRTHDIRCGEPMFIGLIRHYGKVDLIDKAVEVFREMGKSYNCARTTQSFNTILNVLVNGGRISDATELFAKGPKMGFRLNSVSYNVMIKMWLGNDDWEKAMKVFDEMLEREVEPTVVTYNSQIGFLCKRGDVDEAKTLYEDMRAKGRRGNAVTYAVLMEGLCSLGRFNDAKKLMFDMEYHGCKAELVNYGVLMTDLCKRGLIDEAKGLLLEIKKRRIKPDVVMYNILIGCLCKEGEVSEGYKLLVEMQVKGLKPNAATYRMVVDGFVRVEDFAGGLKVLNAMLHSDHSPRVETFRCLCSGLLRCGKTDEGRFVLEEMQKRKMNLGHDLWEVLAADLCKDDKFAVECLSHVIASL; encoded by the coding sequence ATGTTGAAGCTCACCCCTCTCAAGCTGCAAAACCAGCTGCACAAATTTATACAGTCTAATCACATCCATGGCAACGCCCGTAGCAAACCCACAAAAAAACCACGCCCTCACAAGTTCACAAAAAATCAGCTCCGACCACCCATCCCGTTTCTCGACAATCTCAAACAATGCAAAAACCCCGACGAATTCCTCTCCATTTTCCACGATTTCAACGAAATGGGTTACAAACACGATTACCCTTCTTACGCTTCTCTCGTCTACAAGCTCGCTCGCGCCAGAAGATTCGACGATGTCGACGCCGTCCTCAATTTTATACGGACTCACGACATTAGATGCGGCGAGCCTATGTTTATCGGATTGATTAGGCATTACGGGAAGGTCGATTTGATCGACAAAGCAGTCGAGGTTTTCCGCGAGATGGGAAAGTCGTATAACTGCGCGCGCACGACGCAGTCGTTCAACACGATTTTGAATGTTTTGGTCAACGGCGGGCGGATTTCTGATGCGACCGAGTTGTTCGCGAAGGGGCCGAAGATGGGATTCAGGTTGAATTCGGTTTCTTATAATGTAATGATTAAAATGTGGTTGGGGAATGATGACTGGGAGAAGGCGATGAAGGTGTTCGATGAAATGCTTGAGAGAGAAGTGGAGCCTACAGTTGTGACTTACAATTCTCAAATTGGGTTCTTGTGCAAAAGGGGTGATGTGGATGAGGCGAAAACGTTGTATGAGGATATGAGGGCGAAGGGAAGGCGAGGAAATGCAGTTACATACGCTGTATTGATGGAAGGTTTGTGCTCTTTAGGTAGGTTCAACGACGCGAAGAAATTGATGTTCGATATGGAGTACCATGGATGCAAAGCCGAGCTTGTGAACTACGGCGTTTTGATGACTGATCTTTGCAAAAGAGGATTGATTGATGAAGCAAAAGGGTTGCTTCTTGAGATCAAGAAGAGGAGGATTAAGCCGGACGTGGTGATGTATAACATATTGATTGGTTGTTTGTGCAAAGAAGGTGAGGTCTCAGAGGGGTATAAGCTCTTGGTTGAGATGCAGGTGAAGGGATTGAAACCAAATGCTGCCACTTATAGAATGGTGGTTGATGGTTTCGTTAGAGTTGAGGATTTTGCAGGCGGTTTGAAGGTGTTGAATGCGATGCTTCATAGCGATCATTCTCCACGAGTTGAAACTTTTCGTTGTTTGTGTAGTGGCTTGTTGAGGTGTGGGAAAACGGATGAAGGCCGGTTTGTTTTGGAGGAGATGCAGAAGAGGAAGATGAACTTAGGGCATGATTTGTGGGAGGTTTTAGCTGCTGATTTATGCAAGGATGATAAATTTGCAGTTGAGTGTTTATCTCATGTTATTGCTTCactttga
- the LOC125218477 gene encoding 60S ribosomal protein L35-like, whose protein sequence is MARIKVHELRLKNKVELLAQLKDLKAELALLRVAKVTGGAPNKLSKIKVVRLSIAQVLTVISQKQKSALREAYKNKKYLPLDLRPKKTRAIRRRLTKHQAYLKTEKQKKKEMYFPLRKYAIKV, encoded by the exons ATGG CGAGGATTAAGGTTCACGAGCTGAGGCTAAAGAACAAGGTAGAGCTGCTGGCGCAGCTCAAGGATCTGAAGGCGGAACTTGCGCTGCTGCGCGTAGCGAAGGTGACCGGAGGCGCTCCGAACAAGCTGTCGAAGATCAAGGTGGTTAGGCTGTCGATTGCGCAGGTGCTGACCGTGATTTCTCAGAAGCAGAAGTCCGCGCTGCGAGAAGCCTACAAGAACAAGAAATACTTGCCGCTTGATCTCCGCCCTAAGAAGACTCGCGCTATCCGCCGCCGCCTCACCAAGCACCAG GCATATTTGAAGACAGAAaagcagaagaagaaagagatgtATTTCCCTCTAAGAAAGTATGCTATCAAAGTTTAA